A single window of Sphingobacterium sp. ML3W DNA harbors:
- a CDS encoding DUF5606 domain-containing protein, giving the protein MNLRALVSVTGKPGLFKLIGQNKGGFILESLDSAKIKSVVSLSTTKMATLEDITIYGEEEEIRLLNVFETIKEKGLTVDAKADGQALRDTFREIAPGHDESRVYSSDIKKIFTWYNIIKDLPLFEEEAPAPLV; this is encoded by the coding sequence ATGAATTTAAGAGCATTAGTTTCTGTAACAGGAAAACCAGGTTTGTTCAAATTAATTGGACAAAATAAAGGAGGGTTTATTTTAGAGTCTTTAGATAGCGCTAAAATAAAATCAGTAGTTAGCTTATCTACTACCAAAATGGCAACTTTAGAAGACATTACAATCTACGGAGAGGAAGAAGAAATTCGTTTATTGAATGTTTTTGAAACAATCAAAGAAAAAGGATTGACAGTAGATGCAAAAGCAGATGGTCAAGCATTACGCGACACTTTCCGTGAAATTGCACCAGGTCATGATGAATCACGTGTGTATTCATCAGACATAAAAAAGATTTTCACTTGGTACAACATCATTAAAGATTTACCATTATTTGAAGAAGAAGCTCCTGCTCCATTGGTATAA
- a CDS encoding quinone-dependent dihydroorotate dehydrogenase, protein MYKLVKPIFFSMDPESAHHTVTGGLKVFSKIWGSQKLLSSLYTYENSNLAREVFGLKFKNPVGLAAGFDKNAEYITDMANFGFGFIEIGTVTPRPQPGNDKPRMFRLVPDKALINRMGFNNQGADVAANRLKHLSADDRKGLLIGGNIGKNKITPNEQAVDDYIYCFNALFDYVDYFVVNVSSPNTPGLRDLQEKEPLKHILNTLQELNERKTSKKPILLKIAPDLTDSQLDDIVEIVQETGIAGAIATNTTISREGLRSDANLVKEMGGVSGAPLTKRSTEVIRYLAVKSNRSFPIIGVGGIHSAADAIEKLDAGASLIQIYTGFIYEGPALVSEICKGIAQAGK, encoded by the coding sequence ATGTACAAGTTGGTAAAACCTATTTTCTTTTCAATGGATCCTGAATCTGCGCACCATACGGTGACAGGAGGGTTAAAAGTATTCTCAAAAATCTGGGGTTCTCAAAAATTATTAAGTAGCCTGTATACTTATGAAAACTCGAACTTAGCGCGTGAAGTGTTTGGTCTAAAGTTTAAAAATCCAGTAGGATTAGCAGCCGGATTTGATAAGAATGCTGAATATATTACCGATATGGCTAATTTTGGTTTTGGTTTTATCGAAATTGGTACTGTAACACCAAGGCCTCAACCCGGTAATGATAAACCGCGTATGTTTCGTTTAGTGCCCGACAAGGCATTGATCAATCGCATGGGTTTTAACAATCAAGGTGCTGATGTGGCCGCTAATCGTCTCAAACATTTATCTGCCGATGATCGCAAAGGTCTATTGATTGGGGGAAATATTGGTAAAAATAAAATAACTCCAAATGAGCAAGCGGTAGATGATTATATATACTGTTTTAATGCATTATTTGATTATGTTGATTATTTCGTTGTTAATGTAAGTTCCCCTAATACGCCAGGGTTACGTGACCTGCAGGAAAAAGAACCTTTGAAACATATTTTGAATACACTTCAAGAATTGAATGAACGTAAAACCAGTAAGAAGCCAATATTATTGAAAATTGCACCCGATTTGACCGATAGTCAATTGGATGATATTGTCGAGATTGTGCAGGAAACTGGCATTGCGGGTGCTATAGCGACAAATACGACTATTTCTAGAGAAGGATTACGCAGTGATGCAAATCTGGTAAAAGAAATGGGTGGTGTGAGCGGTGCTCCGTTGACGAAACGTTCGACAGAAGTCATTCGCTATTTAGCTGTAAAATCAAATCGTTCTTTTCCAATAATTGGCGTCGGTGGCATTCATTCTGCTGCAGATGCTATAGAAAAGTTGGATGCGGGTGCAAGTCTTATCCAAATTTATACAGGATTTATTTACGAAGGTCCTGCTTTAGTTTCGGAAATCTGTAAAGGAATTGCCCAAGCGGGTAAGTAG
- a CDS encoding peptidylprolyl isomerase: MSKAIIKTEKGDMTVQFYTADAPNTVANFIKLAKEGYYDGLTFHRVLPDFVIQGGCPNSREGASGMPGTGGPGYKIDCELTGENQYHDRGVLSMAHAGRNTGGSQFFVCHSRTNTAHLDRNHTCFGKVIENVDLVDEIRQGDRILSIEVIED, from the coding sequence ATGAGTAAAGCGATTATCAAAACAGAAAAAGGCGACATGACTGTACAATTCTATACAGCAGATGCTCCAAATACAGTTGCAAATTTCATCAAATTAGCGAAAGAAGGATATTACGACGGATTAACATTCCACCGTGTGCTTCCAGACTTCGTTATTCAAGGTGGATGCCCAAATTCACGTGAGGGTGCTTCTGGTATGCCAGGAACAGGTGGCCCAGGTTACAAAATTGATTGTGAATTGACTGGAGAAAACCAATACCACGACAGAGGTGTATTATCGATGGCTCATGCTGGTCGTAACACAGGTGGATCTCAATTCTTCGTTTGCCACAGCCGTACCAATACAGCACATTTAGACAGAAACCACACTTGTTTTGGTAAAGTTATCGAAAATGTTGATCTAGTAGATGAGATCCGTCAAGGTGATCGTATTTTAAGTATTGAAGTTATCGAAGATTAG
- a CDS encoding ABC-F family ATP-binding cassette domain-containing protein: MISINNLTFEIGSRALYDEANWHIKPGDKVGLIGANGTGKSTLLRLIVGQYSPTSGSISMAKDLKLGYLNQDLLSYHSDKSILHVAMEAFERQNQLHSEIETLLQKLETDYSDDILNKLSDKQMEFEALDGYSIEFRAHEILAGLGFSEDEQKRPLATFSGGWRMRVMLARILLQTPDILLLDEPTNHMDLPSIKWLENYLQGFEGAIVIVSHDRYFLDRIIKKTVESRKGKLTLYAGNYSYYLEEKASRSEIQAGQFKNQQAKIKQEERLIERFRAKASKAKMAQSRIKALDKMEKVEDVDDDNPTVNFSFKFSKPSGRHVVTLEKVSKSYPNLEILEDTEGIIEKGDKIALIGANGKGKSTLLRIVAGADLEFEGKSEHGHNVSQTFFAQHQLEALHLENSIIAEMQAFAPKHSETEIRSILGCFLFSGDDAFKKIKVLSGGEKSRVALAKALTADANFLALDEPTNHLDMQSVNILIQALQQFEGTLIVVSHDRYFLDHVANKIWYIEDKKIKEYPGTYQEFEDWNSKRIIKPEEKVVEKKAVAEEPKKAKTAPSDDKFKLISKKNKELAALELKVAEKEIIVKALETDLATEVIYSNAVKLQEYTRNYNSSKAELEQLQKNWEDLAEEIMELED; this comes from the coding sequence ATGATATCAATAAATAACTTAACATTTGAAATAGGCTCACGCGCATTGTATGATGAGGCTAACTGGCATATTAAACCTGGCGATAAAGTCGGTCTAATTGGTGCTAACGGTACTGGTAAATCTACTTTATTGCGATTAATTGTAGGGCAATATTCACCTACTTCTGGCAGTATATCGATGGCTAAGGACTTGAAGCTTGGTTACCTTAACCAAGATTTATTATCTTATCATTCTGATAAAAGTATTTTACATGTAGCAATGGAGGCTTTTGAACGCCAAAATCAGCTGCATTCAGAAATAGAAACCTTACTCCAAAAATTAGAAACAGATTATTCTGATGATATTCTAAATAAATTAAGTGACAAGCAAATGGAATTTGAGGCCTTAGATGGCTACAGTATCGAATTTCGTGCGCATGAAATTTTAGCAGGTCTAGGTTTTTCAGAAGATGAACAGAAGCGTCCTTTAGCAACCTTCTCTGGAGGATGGCGCATGCGTGTCATGCTAGCCCGTATCTTATTGCAAACACCAGACATCTTATTACTGGATGAGCCAACCAACCACATGGATCTACCATCCATTAAATGGTTAGAAAATTATCTGCAAGGATTTGAAGGCGCCATTGTTATCGTTTCTCACGATAGATATTTCTTAGACCGTATTATTAAGAAGACGGTAGAGTCAAGAAAAGGCAAGCTTACACTCTATGCCGGTAACTACAGTTACTATTTAGAAGAAAAAGCATCGCGAAGTGAGATTCAAGCTGGTCAATTTAAAAACCAACAAGCCAAGATTAAACAAGAGGAACGTTTGATCGAACGTTTCAGAGCCAAAGCTTCAAAAGCGAAAATGGCGCAGTCACGTATCAAAGCTTTGGATAAGATGGAAAAAGTAGAAGATGTAGATGATGACAACCCAACTGTAAACTTCAGCTTTAAATTTTCGAAACCATCAGGAAGACACGTCGTAACCTTAGAAAAGGTTTCTAAGTCTTATCCAAACCTCGAAATACTAGAAGACACAGAAGGTATCATCGAAAAAGGCGATAAAATTGCTTTAATCGGTGCAAACGGGAAGGGTAAATCTACCTTATTACGTATAGTCGCTGGCGCAGATCTAGAATTCGAAGGGAAATCTGAACATGGCCATAATGTATCGCAAACGTTCTTTGCACAGCATCAGTTAGAAGCATTACATCTAGAAAATAGTATTATTGCAGAGATGCAAGCTTTTGCTCCTAAACATTCGGAAACAGAAATACGCTCCATATTAGGTTGTTTCTTATTTTCAGGTGACGATGCCTTTAAAAAGATTAAAGTCCTTTCAGGAGGAGAGAAATCACGCGTTGCCCTAGCAAAAGCATTGACAGCTGATGCTAACTTTTTGGCACTCGATGAGCCTACCAACCACTTGGATATGCAATCGGTGAATATTTTGATTCAAGCATTGCAACAATTTGAAGGTACGTTGATTGTGGTATCCCACGATCGTTACTTCTTAGATCACGTGGCAAACAAAATTTGGTATATCGAAGATAAAAAAATCAAAGAGTATCCAGGTACTTACCAAGAATTTGAAGATTGGAATTCAAAACGCATAATCAAACCAGAGGAAAAAGTGGTAGAGAAAAAAGCGGTAGCGGAAGAACCTAAAAAAGCAAAAACTGCTCCATCTGATGATAAATTCAAATTGATTAGCAAAAAAAATAAAGAACTAGCAGCGCTAGAACTAAAAGTTGCTGAAAAAGAAATTATTGTGAAAGCACTGGAAACGGATTTAGCGACGGAAGTAATCTATTCAAATGCTGTTAAACTGCAGGAATATACGCGCAATTATAATTCATCCAAAGCTGAGTTAGAACAATTACAAAAAAATTGGGAAGACTTAGCAGAAGAAATAATGGAACTAGAGGATTAA
- the radC gene encoding RadC family protein: MSKLVIREWAESDRPREKLLEQGRRVLSDAELLAILIGSGSRDETAVELCRRILSSAQHNLDNLSKMEVIDLCNFKGIGEAKAISIIAALELGRRRKESIQIERPVLNSSKRVYEYFKYQLQDLPHEEFWVLYLNTACKILDKQLIGRGGNDFTPVDVRIILRNALNCKANSMILIHNHPSGTLHASQADKVITKKIIDAAKLMDIKVNDHVIFTDNAYYSFRDDGLLD; this comes from the coding sequence ATGAGCAAACTGGTTATTCGGGAGTGGGCAGAGTCTGATCGCCCACGAGAAAAATTACTGGAACAAGGACGTCGGGTTTTGTCAGATGCAGAGCTTTTGGCAATTTTAATTGGTTCTGGATCTCGGGATGAAACTGCTGTGGAATTATGCAGACGAATCTTATCCAGTGCGCAACATAATCTGGATAATCTTTCCAAAATGGAAGTTATCGATTTATGTAATTTTAAAGGAATAGGAGAGGCAAAAGCTATTAGTATTATTGCGGCCCTTGAATTGGGACGTAGAAGAAAGGAATCTATTCAAATTGAAAGACCTGTACTCAATAGCAGCAAGCGCGTATATGAATATTTTAAATATCAATTACAAGATCTTCCTCATGAAGAATTTTGGGTATTATATCTTAATACAGCATGTAAAATTTTAGATAAACAGTTGATCGGTAGAGGGGGAAATGATTTTACACCAGTTGATGTCCGGATTATCTTAAGAAATGCTTTGAATTGTAAGGCAAATTCGATGATTTTGATTCATAATCATCCTTCAGGAACCTTACATGCTAGTCAAGCAGACAAGGTAATAACTAAAAAAATCATCGACGCTGCTAAACTCATGGATATTAAGGTCAATGATCATGTGATTTTTACCGACAATGCGTACTACAGTTTTCGAGATGATGGATTATTAGATTAA